In Pyrus communis chromosome 8, drPyrComm1.1, whole genome shotgun sequence, one genomic interval encodes:
- the LOC137743770 gene encoding uncharacterized protein, whose product MGTLVGHVAPGFGFLLIGLWHLFNHIKLHLNQPNTYTAPSWFPTSKFKYLELFLIMGGSSASIAMELFIGPQKHQPLDDDGTIPTNHLHNFEHSSISMTFLVYAAFAIVLDKISPKAQHGLTQLLGAIAFGQQLLLFHLHSADHMGPEGQYHMLLQLVVLVSLTTTLMGIGLPESFLVSFVRSLSIFFQGVWLMVMGFMLWTPDLMPKGCSMNLEEGHKVVRCHGDEALHRAKSLVNLQFSWFLLGVAIFGVSFYLVLVKVYGEKVEYFSLTRLSEEDEEDPDHDVEYQKTSKREDSKSFVNHMGKTAFASIDIER is encoded by the coding sequence ATGGGCACTTTAGTTGGGCATGTAGCACCGGGCTTTGGGTTTCTTCTCATTGGATTATGGCACCTCTTTAATCACATCAAACTCCATCTTAACCAACCAAACACCTACACAGCTCCATCCTGGTTTCCCACCTCCAAATTCAAGTATTTGGAGCTCTTCTTAATCATGGGAGGCTCATCTGCCTCCATTGCCATGGAACTCTTCATAGGTCCACAGAAACACCAACCGCTCGATGACGATGGAACGATCCCCACCAACCATCTCCACAACTTCGAGCACTCTTCAATCTCCATGACTTTCTTGGTCTATGCAGCTTTTGCCATCGTTCTTGACAAAATTTCCCCAAAAGCACAACATGGTTTGACCCAACTCCTTGGAGCCATAGCGTTTGGGCAGCAGCTTCTTCTCTTTCACCTTCACTCTGCTGATCACATGGGACCTGAAGGTCAATACCACATGCTTCTACAGCTTGTGGTTCTTGTTTCTTTGACCACAACCCTTATGGGAATTGGTTTGCCTGAGAGTTTTTTGGTCAGCTTTGTGAGGTCACTAAGCATATTTTTCCAAGGTGTTTGGCTTATGGTCATGGGGTTCATGCTTTGGACACCTGATTTGATGCCAAAAGGTTGTTCCATGAACTTAGAGGAGGGTCACAAAGTGGTTAGGTGCCATGGAGATGAGGCACTTCACAGAGCCAAGTCCTTAGTGAACCTTCAGTTTAGTTGGTTCTTGTTGGGAGTTGCCATTTTTGGGGTGTCCTtctatttggttttggttaaGGTTTATGGCGAAAAGGTTGAGTATTTTTCATTGACCAGACTAagcgaagaagatgaagaggatCCGGATCATGATGTTGAATATCAAAAGACAAGCAAGCGTGAAGACTCGAAGAGTTTTGTTAATCATATGGGAAAAACAGCTTTTGCGTCCATAGACATTGAAAGGTAG
- the LOC137742553 gene encoding dirigent protein 22-like produces the protein MATTPQILATQFIILSLLFSFALILVQGEDQDFVRALDRKLLGLKKEKFSHFKMYWHDIYSGKNPSAVGVVNPPINSSTLFGSVSMIDDPLTEGPESSSKLLGKAQGFYASASQKEVGLLMAMNFHFNQGKYNGSTITILGRNQVFNKVREMPVIGGSGLFRFARGYVQASTHTFNPTTGDAVVEYNIYVLHY, from the coding sequence ATGGCTACAACACCTCAAATCTTGGCTACTCAGTTCATAATTCTCTcacttctattttcttttgccCTAATTCTTGTCCAAGGAGAAGATCAAGATTTTGTTAGAGCCTTGGACCGCAAGCTTCTGGGTCTCAAGAAAGAGAAGTTCAGCCACTTTAAGATGTACTGGCATGATATCTACAGCGGTAAAAATCCAAGTGCAGTAGGAGTGGTGAATCCACCCATCAATTCATCAACCCTATTTGGTTCTGTTAGCATGATTGATGATCCTCTCACTGAAGGCCCTGAGTCGAGCTCAAAATTGCTGGGAAAGGCTCAAGGGTTCTATGCGTCTGCCTCACAGAAAGAAGTTGGCCTGCTGATGGCCATGAATTTTCACTTTAACCAAGGGAAGTACAATGGCAGCACTATAACGATTCTAGGAAGGAACCAGGTGTTCAACAAGGTGAGGGAGATGCCTGTCATTGGAGGCAGTGGGCTTTTCAGGTTTGCAAGAGGTTATGTTCAAGCAAGTACTCATACATTCAATCCAACCACAGGAGATGCCGTTGTTGAGTATAATATTTATGTGCTGCATTATTGA
- the LOC137743542 gene encoding dirigent protein 22-like, which translates to MARLSQMSAFQFTIFSLLSSFTLILVSGENLGFHSTVDRKLLGLQKEKLTHVRLYWHDIVGGSHPSAIEVVPAPSNKSQTNFGLVRMFDNALTEGPELSSKLVARAQGFYGFAGQVELSLLMAQNFAFVAGEFNGSTITLLGRNSILNKVRELPVIGGSGAFRFARGYAELRTHTFNLTSSDAIVEYNIYVLHY; encoded by the coding sequence ATGGCTAGGCTGTCTCAAATGTCAGCTTTCCAATTCACAATTTTCTCCCTCCTCTCTTCCTTTACCTTGATCTTAGTTTCTGGAGAAAATTTAGGGTTTCACAGCACCGTGGACCGTAAGCTTCTCGGGCTGCAGAAAGAAAAGCTCACCCACGTTCGCTTATACTGGCATGACATTGTTGGTGGGTCCCATCCCTCTGCCATAGAGGTTGTCCCGGCACCCTCCAATAAGTCCCAGACGAATTTTGGGTTAGTGAGAATGTTTGATAATGCACTAACTGAAGGTCCTGAGTTGAGCTCAAAATTGGTGGCTAGGGCTCAAGGGTTTTACGGATTTGCAGGGCAGGTGGAGCTCAGCCTCCTGATGGCACAGAACTTTGCTTTTGTTGCAGGTGAGTTTAATGGAAGCACCATAACTTTGCTAGGAAGAAATTCAATATTAAACAAGGTGAGGGAGCTACCTGTGATTGGTGGAAGTGGGGCTTTCAGGTTTGCTAGGGGTTATGCTGAATTGAGAACTCACACTTTTAATCTCACCTCAAGTGATGCTATCGTGGAGTATAATATTTACGTGTTGCATTATTGA